One segment of Carya illinoinensis cultivar Pawnee chromosome 1, C.illinoinensisPawnee_v1, whole genome shotgun sequence DNA contains the following:
- the LOC122275054 gene encoding uncharacterized protein LOC122275054: protein MHLIKHNYQTLFPFSLNPNTAKMVFLETVQTTPKSTEQSSSPRISFSSEFLDEKNFISISPNPLGEKDEEMEMDKARNAEFEFLSSNMSSHTMLTADELFFEGKLLPFWQIQHAEKLNKISLKVKDTKAEEEVEKERNTRVSWFVDDDPSPRPPKCTVLWKELLRLKKQRASSLSPSSSSSSSSSSSSLADITTQDEGKHGSRNIEKHVKRIKKGLERTRSASFRIRPMINVPIYTQVKSTSLPPLFPLKKGRLER from the coding sequence ATGCATCTGATCAAACACAACTACCAAACCTTATTCCCATTTTCTCTGAACCCAAACACGGCCAAAATGGTCTTCCTAGAAACTGTTCAAACTACTCCTAAATCCACTGAACAGTCTTCAAGTCCCCGGATTTCTTTCTCTTCTGAATTCCTCGATGAGAAGAATTTCATCTCCATTAGCCCAAATCCCCTGGGcgagaaagatgaagaaatggAGATGGATAAAGCAAGAAATGCAGAATTCGAGTTCTTATCAAGCAATATGAGTAGCCATACAATGCTAACTGCAGACGAGCTTTTCTTTGAAGGGAAGCTCCTTCCCTTCTGGCAAATACAGCATGCAGAAAAGCTTAATAAGATCAGTCTCAAAGTGAAAGACACAAAGGCAGAAGAAGAGGTGGAAAAGGAGAGGAATACAAGGGTAAGTTGGTTTGTTGATGATGACCCATCTCCAAGGCCACCAAAGTGCACTGTTTTATGGAAAGAGCTATTAAGGTTGAAGAAACAACGTGCTTCCTCTTTATCaccatcttcttcctcatcatcttcgtcttcttctAGCTCCCTTGCCGACATAACTACACAAGATGAAGGGAAGCATGGCTCGAGGAACATAGAGAAGCATGTAAAGAGGATAAAGAAAGGATTGGAGAGGACAAGATCAGCTAGTTTTAGAATAAGGCCTATGATTAATGTGCCGATTTACACACAGGTAAAGAGCACTTCCTTGCCACCTCTGTTTCCACTCAAGAAGGGAAGACTAGAGAGGTGA